Part of the Halovulum dunhuangense genome, AGAGACGTCATCTGCGGACCGGTCGCATCCGATGATCGCATCAGGTCGCAGCCGGGCCAGCGTCTCTAGATCGGGCGCGTCACGCCGCCCGATCTCCTGGACAGAGGCAGGCATTGCCGGATCGCGTACCCAGTCTCGATAGAGTTCGATCTCCGGCGCGCCGATGGGCGCGAGATCCAGATCCAGTAGTTGCGTTGCCATCGTCCAGTCGAGCGCCACGACCCGCTGCGGTATCGTCTGGAAGTCCTGCGGGCCGCGCCGGTCTTCGATGGTTACGGCCTCCGCCGCGACGGGAAGTAAAGACAGGATGAGGACCCGCAGGTATTTCACCGTGCGGCCTCGGGATCGATGGTCATCAGGCTCTCGGCGAAGGCCTCCGCGATGTATCCGAGCGAGAACACCCCGCCAAAGGTCCAGACCGGTCGCACCTCGGCGAAACGGCCTGTGCGCACGAAGGGCATGAACTGCCAGAGCTGCGTTCCGAACAACTCGTCGCGCTGGGGAAAGGGCTCTATGGCCAGCACGAGTTCGGAGTCGAACTCCGCCAGATCCTCCACGGGGCGCTGTACGAACCCCCAATCTGTGGGTTCTCCGGGCGCGGCGTGATCCAGCCCCATCTGCGACAGGGCAGCGGCGGCCATGGAATTTGCCCCGTGGAGGCGCAGGTTCGTTGGCGACAGCAGACGGATCGGCAGCACTGGAGGCACGTCACCTCCGAAATGCGTTGCGACCCGCTCTCCCGCCGCTGCAATACGCGCATCGAGATCGGCGAGTCGGGCTTCTGCCTCGGCCTCCTTGCCGAGCATGCGGGCGAGGGCGAGATAGGTTTCGCGGCTGGCGGCGGCGTTGTCATGTTCGGCCGTGAAGGACTCGAAATGCGCCACCGGTGCAATGCGCTCGAGCATGGGCACAACGTCAGATTGCTGATCCGATGCAAGGATCAGGTCGGGGGCAACCGCAGCGATCTGCTCGAGATTGGGCTCGTTTCGCAAGCCCATGTCGGCCACGCCCTCGGGGAGCGCGGGTTGCACTACCCACGTGCCATAGCCCTCGACGTCCGCAACCCCGACAGGTGTAACGTCCAGCTCTACCAGAAGCTCAGCAAGGGCCCAGCTGAGCGCGACGATCCGCTCTGGCGGGGCGTCGAGCGCGACAAGGCCGCGGCTGTCACTCAGCGACTGTGCGGACGCACCGGTGGTAAAGGCAGCGAGAAAGGCGAGTATGCGCAGCATGGGTTTCTCCAATTCAGGCAACGACCGCATGGGGCAAGGCGCCCGCACGCGGCAATAGGGTCATGTCGATGCCGTAGAGCCCACGCAGTACATCTGCCGAGAGCAGCGCGTCGGGCGGGCCATCGAAGGCGATCGTGCCGCCCTTGAGCGCCACGATGCGATCGGCAAAACGTGTAGCGAGGTTTATGTCGTGCAGGATGACGATGACCCGCCGGTCGGCCTCGCGGCTGAGCGTGCGCAGAAGCGCCATCACCTCGAAGGCGTGCGCCAGATCGAGAGCAGCGGTCGGCTCGTCCAGAAGCAAAACGGGGGCATCCTGAGCCAACAGCATGGCGATCCAGCCGCGCTGACGTTCGCCGCCCGAAGTCTCCTCGACCAGTCGGTCGGCGAGCGTGGTGACCCCGGTTCGCACGATCGCATTCTCGACCGCGACGTGGTCTTCCTCCCGCCAGGCACCAAGGGCTCCGCGCCAGGGAAACCGACCAAGGCGAACCAGTTCCCGCACTGTCAGGCCGTGCACCGTCGGAAGACGCTGCGGCAGGAAGGCGACCCGACGCGCCAGGTCCCTCTGTCGGAGGGCGGCAAGTGGCTCACCCTCCAGGGCGATCCGGCCCGTGTCCGGCCGGTCCTGCCGCGCGAGCAGGCCCATCAGCGTTGTCTTGCCCGATCCGTTGTGTCCAAGGATCACCGTAACGCCCTCGTTTCCAAGCGCGAGCTGGTCGATCCTGAGCACATCGCGCCCGTCGTGGCTCCTGCTGACCTGCTCTAGCCT contains:
- a CDS encoding iron-siderophore ABC transporter substrate-binding protein gives rise to the protein MLRILAFLAAFTTGASAQSLSDSRGLVALDAPPERIVALSWALAELLVELDVTPVGVADVEGYGTWVVQPALPEGVADMGLRNEPNLEQIAAVAPDLILASDQQSDVVPMLERIAPVAHFESFTAEHDNAAASRETYLALARMLGKEAEAEARLADLDARIAAAGERVATHFGGDVPPVLPIRLLSPTNLRLHGANSMAAAALSQMGLDHAAPGEPTDWGFVQRPVEDLAEFDSELVLAIEPFPQRDELFGTQLWQFMPFVRTGRFAEVRPVWTFGGVFSLGYIAEAFAESLMTIDPEAAR
- a CDS encoding ABC transporter ATP-binding protein codes for the protein MFRLEQVSRSHDGRDVLRIDQLALGNEGVTVILGHNGSGKTTLMGLLARQDRPDTGRIALEGEPLAALRQRDLARRVAFLPQRLPTVHGLTVRELVRLGRFPWRGALGAWREEDHVAVENAIVRTGVTTLADRLVEETSGGERQRGWIAMLLAQDAPVLLLDEPTAALDLAHAFEVMALLRTLSREADRRVIVILHDINLATRFADRIVALKGGTIAFDGPPDALLSADVLRGLYGIDMTLLPRAGALPHAVVA